In the genome of Notamacropus eugenii isolate mMacEug1 chromosome 5, mMacEug1.pri_v2, whole genome shotgun sequence, one region contains:
- the LRRC47 gene encoding leucine-rich repeat-containing protein 47: MAAAAAVAEAPEPWPEVDLVEREQRRELLLTGPALEERVRAAGGRLPPRVFSLPLLHSLEVCGCASLREPGPGLARGLPRLRSLVLRGNALGPALSPELGPLPALRVLDLSGNALEELPPGRGLGPAEPPALPQLQSLNLSANRLRALPAELARCAPRLQTLNVARNRLRALPAELFALQLLSELAAADNELQELSPAVAALPALKTLDLANNQLSEIPGELADCPKLKEINFKGNKLKDKRLEKMVNGCQPKSILEYLRVGGRGKGRGKTDGSEKEESRKKKRERKQKKESGEGEEEEVEEVNKLLIRILHVSENPTSVTVKVNPLVKDVRPYIVCAVVKGMNLRPGNALKRFLSMQTKLHEDMCEKRTAATIASHDLKLIKGPLVYGAQAPQELKIVPLGRKEIKAKDLVRQLQLEAEEQRKQKKRQNVSGLHRYLHLLDGKENYPCLVDADNVVISFPPITNSEKTKIKTTTSDLFLEVTSATSLQICKDIMDTLILKMAELNKFTLENKEEQSLSDTEADGVSGPFNLQSNQNAEKDASSPLIVEQVRVVDMEGSLKVLYPSKTDLDITASHITIIR, from the exons atggcggcggcggcggcggtggccgAAGCGCCGGAGCCGTGGCCGGAGGTGGACCTGGTGGAGCGCGAGCAGCGTCGGGAGCTGCTGCTGACGGGCCCGGCGCTGGAGGAGCGCGTGCGGGCGGCGGGAGGGCGACTGCCGCCGCGCGTGTTCTCGCTGCCGCTGCTGCACTCCCTCGAGGTGTGCGGCTGCGCGAGCCTGCGCGAGCCGGGCCCGGGACTGGCGCGCGGCCTCCCGCGCCTGCGCAGCCTCGTGCTGCGGGGCAACGCGCTGGGGCCCGCGCTCAGCCCGGAGCTGGGCCCGCTGCCCGCGCTGCGCGTGCTCGACCTGTCCGGGAACGCGCTGGAGGAGCTGCCGCCGGGCCGCGGCCTGGGCCCCGCCGAGCCCCCGGCGCTGCCGCAGCTGCAGAGCCTCAATCTGAGCGCCAACCGCCTGCGCGCGCTCCCGGCCGAGCTGGCGCGCTGCGCGCCGCGGCTGCAGACGCTCAACGTGGCGCGTAACCGCCTGCGCGCGCTCCCGGCCGAGCTCTTCGCGCTGCAGCTGCTCAGCGAGCTGGCGGCGGCCGACAACGAGCTGCAGGAGCTCAGCCCGGCCGTGGCGGCGCTGCCCGCGCTCAAG ACTTTGGATCTTGCTAATAACCAGTTAAGTGAAATTCCTGGGGAACTTGCTGACTGTCCAAAACTCAAGGAGATCAatttcaaaggaaacaaattgAAAGATAAACGCCTGGAGAAAATGGTGAATGGCTGCCAACCAAAGTCCATTCTGGAGTATCTGCGAGTTGGGGGACGGGGCAAAGGAAGGGGCAAGACTGACGGCtctgaaaaagaagaaagcaggaagaaaaagagggagcgAAAGCAGAAAAAGGAGAGTGGAGAAGGCGAAGAGGAGGAAGTAGAGGAAGTGAACAAACTTCTCATCAGGATTCTGCATGTCTCTGAAAATCCCACGTCTGTGACTGTAAAAGTAAACCCATTGGTGAAGGACGTTCGTCCCTACATCGTGTGCGCTGTTGTCAAAGGCATGAATTTGAGGCCAGGAAATGCTCTGAAGCGATTTCTCTCGATGCAG ACCAAACTCCATGAAGACATGTGTGAGAAAAGAACAGCAGCAACCATAGCAAGTCATGACCTTAAGCTGATCAAAGGCCCCCTGGTCTACGGAGCACAGGCTCCCCAGGAACTCAAG ATTGTCCCCTTAGGGAGGAAGGAAATCAAAGCAAAGGACCTTGTCCGACAGTTACAGCTGGAAGCTGAGgagcaaagaaagcagaagaaaaggcAGAACGTCTCAGGTTTGCACAG ATACCTTCACTTACTAGATGGAAAAGAAAACTACCCTTGTCTGGTAGATGCAGATAATGTGGTTATTTCTTTCCCACCAATAACAAACAGTGAAAAGACAAAG ATTAAAACAACAACCTCTGATTTATTTCTGGAAGTAACAAGTGCCACAAGTCTGCAAATCTGTAAGGATATCATGGACACCCTCATTTTG AAAATGGCGGAGCTCAACAAATTCACTTTAGAAAATAAAGAGGAACAGTCCCTCTCCGATACAGAAGCTGATGGTGTTTCTGGCCCATTCAATCTCCAGTCTAACCAGAATGCTGAAAAAGATGCTAGTTCTCCATTAATCGTGGAGCAGGTCCGAGTTGTGGACATGGAAGGAAGCTTAAAGGTTTTGTATCCTTCCAAAACAGATCTGGACATAACTGCTTCCCATATAACGATCATCCGTTGA
- the LOC140504104 gene encoding UDP-GlcNAc:betaGal beta-1,3-N-acetylglucosaminyltransferase 7-like isoform X2 codes for MSLCCVRWWPVGSGPGRRRCALGAALLALTLLWLGVVRLELARLPQGRHRPAGTNASVRPDSGLELVGGEDGDAMRTVWCASTQPQVVPQQLKEPRFRAFLRHSHCRYFPLRRDHPDKCGGRVRLLLAVKSAPEHGERREAVRRTWGRELTGPGSDSDAAAVRTVFLLGRGAAEEGPSGEALRQRLEQEDRAHGDLLRWDFDDTFYNLTLKAVNFLRWFQRRCHSVEFVFQGDPRLPQLFVGDVIRRAWPIRNQHSKYYIPPELFNQPYPPYAGGGGILMAAPLVRRLLPVSEYLPLFPIDDVFLGMCLKRLGVVPQAHPGFRTFGIHRTRTNPMNRDPCFYRELLMVHQLGPPALINMWEAVHSKDLHCAKNVSFL; via the exons ATGTCACTGTGTTGTGTGCGGTGGTGGCCAGTGGGCAGCGGTCCGGGTAGGAGGCGGTGCGCCCTAGGGGCAGCGCTGTTAGCGTTAACGTTGCTGTGGTTGGGTGTCGTGCGACTAGAGCTCGCTCGCCTGCCCCAGGGACGCCACCGACCTGCTGGTACCAATGCATCCGTGCGCCCTGACTCTGGGCTGGAGCTGGTGGGTGGCGAAGACGGAGATGCCATGAGGACGGTGTGGTGTGCCTCAACGCAGCCCCAGGTCGTTCCTCAGCAGCTCAAAGAGCCACGCTTCCGCGCCTTCCTCCGTCACAGCCATTGTCGCTATTTCCCCCTGCGCAGAGACCACCCGGACAAGTGTGGAGGTCGGGTGCGGCTGCTGCTGGCAGTCAAGTCGGCGCCCGAGCACGGCGAGCGGCGAGAGGCTGTAAGGCGCACATGGGGTCGAGAACTGACGGGTCCCGGCTCGGACTCGGACGCCGCAGCCGTGCGCACAGTGTTCTTGCTGGGTAGAGGAGCGGCCGAAGAGGGGCCGAGCGGAGAGGCACTTCGCCAGAGACTGGAGCAGGAGGACCGGGCGCACGGGGATCTGCTGCGCTGGGACTTCGACGACACCTTCTATAACCTCACACTCAAAGCTGTCAACTTCCTGCGCTGGTTCCAGCGTCGCTGCCACAGTGTGGAATTCGTGTTCCAG GGCGACCCTAGACTGCCTCAGCTCTTTGTTGGGGACGTGATTCGCCGGGCCTGGCCCATTCGCAACCAGCACAGCAAGTATTACATCCCACCCGAACTTTTCAACCAGCCTTACCCGCCCTACGCTGGAGGGGGAGGCATCCTCATGGCTGCCCCGCTGGTTCGGCGCCTGCTGCCAGTCTCAGAGTATCTTCCCCTGTTCCCCATAGACGATGTCTTCCTGGGTATGTGCCTGAAGCGGCTTGGGGTGGTGCCTCAGGCTCACCCAGGCTTCCGTACGTTCGGCATTCACCGGACTCGCACTAATCCCATGAACCGGGATCCCTGCTTCTACCGGGAACTGCTCATGGTGCACCAGCTGGGGCCCCCTGCCCTCATCAACATGTGGGAGGCTGTGCATAGTAAAGACCTGCATTGTGCCAAGAACGTCAGCTTCCTCTGA
- the LOC140504104 gene encoding UDP-GlcNAc:betaGal beta-1,3-N-acetylglucosaminyltransferase 7-like isoform X1 — protein sequence MSLCCVRWWPVGSGPGRRRCALGAALLALTLLWLGVVRLELARLPQGRHRPAGTNASVRPDSGLELVGGEDGDAMRTVWCASTQPQVVPQQLKEPRFRAFLRHSHCRYFPLRRDHPDKCGGRVRLLLAVKSAPEHGERREAVRRTWGRELTGPGSDSDAAAVRTVFLLGRGAAEEGPSGEALRQRLEQEDRAHGDLLRWDFDDTFYNLTLKAVNFLRWFQRRCHSVEFVFQGDDDVFVHPANLLEFLRSRQGDPRLPQLFVGDVIRRAWPIRNQHSKYYIPPELFNQPYPPYAGGGGILMAAPLVRRLLPVSEYLPLFPIDDVFLGMCLKRLGVVPQAHPGFRTFGIHRTRTNPMNRDPCFYRELLMVHQLGPPALINMWEAVHSKDLHCAKNVSFL from the exons ATGTCACTGTGTTGTGTGCGGTGGTGGCCAGTGGGCAGCGGTCCGGGTAGGAGGCGGTGCGCCCTAGGGGCAGCGCTGTTAGCGTTAACGTTGCTGTGGTTGGGTGTCGTGCGACTAGAGCTCGCTCGCCTGCCCCAGGGACGCCACCGACCTGCTGGTACCAATGCATCCGTGCGCCCTGACTCTGGGCTGGAGCTGGTGGGTGGCGAAGACGGAGATGCCATGAGGACGGTGTGGTGTGCCTCAACGCAGCCCCAGGTCGTTCCTCAGCAGCTCAAAGAGCCACGCTTCCGCGCCTTCCTCCGTCACAGCCATTGTCGCTATTTCCCCCTGCGCAGAGACCACCCGGACAAGTGTGGAGGTCGGGTGCGGCTGCTGCTGGCAGTCAAGTCGGCGCCCGAGCACGGCGAGCGGCGAGAGGCTGTAAGGCGCACATGGGGTCGAGAACTGACGGGTCCCGGCTCGGACTCGGACGCCGCAGCCGTGCGCACAGTGTTCTTGCTGGGTAGAGGAGCGGCCGAAGAGGGGCCGAGCGGAGAGGCACTTCGCCAGAGACTGGAGCAGGAGGACCGGGCGCACGGGGATCTGCTGCGCTGGGACTTCGACGACACCTTCTATAACCTCACACTCAAAGCTGTCAACTTCCTGCGCTGGTTCCAGCGTCGCTGCCACAGTGTGGAATTCGTGTTCCAG GGTGACGATGATGTGTTTGTACATCCTGCCAATTTGCTGGAATTCCTACGCTCCCGACAGGGCGACCCTAGACTGCCTCAGCTCTTTGTTGGGGACGTGATTCGCCGGGCCTGGCCCATTCGCAACCAGCACAGCAAGTATTACATCCCACCCGAACTTTTCAACCAGCCTTACCCGCCCTACGCTGGAGGGGGAGGCATCCTCATGGCTGCCCCGCTGGTTCGGCGCCTGCTGCCAGTCTCAGAGTATCTTCCCCTGTTCCCCATAGACGATGTCTTCCTGGGTATGTGCCTGAAGCGGCTTGGGGTGGTGCCTCAGGCTCACCCAGGCTTCCGTACGTTCGGCATTCACCGGACTCGCACTAATCCCATGAACCGGGATCCCTGCTTCTACCGGGAACTGCTCATGGTGCACCAGCTGGGGCCCCCTGCCCTCATCAACATGTGGGAGGCTGTGCATAGTAAAGACCTGCATTGTGCCAAGAACGTCAGCTTCCTCTGA